The bacterium genome contains the following window.
GGAGATGGGAGTGGGCGCTCCCTCAAAGACATCTGGCACCCACATATGGAAGGGGACAATAGCCAATTTGAAGCCGAAGCCAGCGAGGACGAGAACGAAGGCAAACTTGGCAATTTGGCTTTCCTTCAAACTCAAAGATATCGCGGAGAAACTCGTCCCACCACTTATCCCATAAATAATGCTCAAACCATAAAGCATCGTCGCCGACAAAACGACGCCGAAAAGGAAATATTTCAGGGCAGCTTCCCCTGACTTTGGGTTATCCCGAAGATAGCCAGCAAGTATATAGCTTGAAATGCTAAGAAATTCAATGGAAATGTAAAGAAAGATGAGGTCGTAGGCAGAGGCGAGAAGACATAAAGCGAGAGTTGATAAGAGCAGTAACAGATAATATTCCCCCTCGTATTTTCTACCCTTCATATATCTCGCTGAGATGAGGGCTATAAGCATCATCCCGACAATACAAACTCCCTTTACAAAAAGGGCGAGGGAGTCAAAGGCAAAACCACCAGCGAATATAACGCCTGCGAAAACGGGAAGGACGACCACAGAGGCAATTACCCCCTCCAGCGCAACGAGGAGAGCGCCTATCGCTATAGCGAACATATACTCTCTTTCCTTGCCAAGGAGCTCCATTATCAGGCAGAAAACAGCGCCTAAAAAGAGCGTTATCTCGGGAAGGAGGGGAAGAAGTTTCTCCATAGCGGTCACATAATTCCCAAAGTAACTTTTATCGCCTTTTGGATGAATTCAATCAAAGGGAATGGATAGACTCCCATAAGGAATGTGCCGAGGGCGAGAGGGGCAAGGGAAAGGATGTCTATCTTCCCTATATCCTCTACTTTCTCGTAATCTGGATTGAGAGGTCCCTGAAGCACCCTCCTGATGGTCCAGAGGAAGAAGGCTGCAGTTATAATCACACCCAAGAGTGCAAAGGCGACGAACTCCTTAGCGGAGGAGAAGGAGCCAAGGAAGATTGTGAACTCCGCGGCGAAGCCGGCAAGCCCGGGAAGCCCCAGCGAGGCGAGACAGAAAAAGCTAAGGAATCCACCATAGCGAGGGAGAATCGCTCCCAATCCACCATATTTATTCAAGTCCCGGTTATGCGTCCTCACATAAATCATTCCCACAAGGAGGAAGAGAGAACCGGTTATCAATCCGTGAGCAACCATCTCCAGAACCCCACCAGTTAGGGCGAGGCTTGCCTCCTTCGTCCAGTTTCCCGCAGTGAAGCTGGCGGCGGTGAAAGCCAGGAGAACGTATCCCATATGATTGACGCTGGAGTAGGCAACAAGCCTCTTGAAATCGCTCTGCGCCATCGCCACAAGCGCTCCGTAAACTATGCTCATAAGGGCGAGTAGCCCAACCCAGGGGGCATAGCGAAAACAAGCTTCGGGAAGAATGGGAAGCAGAATCCTGTAAAAGCCATAACCTCCCATCTTCAAGAGGATTCCTGCAAGGATGACGGAGCCAGCTGTCGGCGCCTCAACATGGGCGTCGGGAAGCCAGGTATGGAAGGGGAAAGAGGGGAGCTTGATGGCGAAGGCAAGGAAAAAGCCGAGAAAGGCTAACCCCTCAAGAAGTGGCTTGCCTGAGAGCGGCTTTTGCTGAGTGAGTTGAAGGATATCAAATGTATGGGGGGAGGATGTGAAATACAAGAGAAGAATTGCTAAGAGCATAGCGAGAGAGCCGAAGAGGGTGTAGAGGAAGAACTTGATAGCTACATATTCCTTCTTCGGTCCTCCCCACACACCTATGATGAAATACATAGGCACCAAGCTTATCTCCCAGAAAAGATAAAAGAGGAAGAAGTCAAGGGCGAGGAATACGCCGAGCATCCCGAACTCCAAGAGAAGAAAAAGGAAATAATACTCCTTCAATCTTCTCTCTATATCTATCGTGGAGTAAAGAATTGAGACGAAGGTCAAAAGGGTTGTGAGGATGACGAGGGGCATGCTTATCCCGTCAACTCCGATGTGGTAGCGAACATTTATGCTCGGTATCCATCTATAAATTTCCTCCAGCTGAATAATCCCTTCCTGATAATCAAGCGTCCAGAGAAGGGCAATGGAGTAGAAAAGCGCGATACCAGAGAAGAACAAAGCGGACCTCTCTATCAGCTTCCTTTCTTCACTGGGAAGGAATAAGACGAAGATGCTTCCAACAAGCGGTATCAAAAGAAGAGTGCTCAGCAACATTCTTCCTCACTTCCTCAAATTAGAAGGAATATTATTAGCCCCAAGAGGGCGACGAGGAGGTAGAACTGGACAAGTCCACTTTGTAGATAGCGAATGATGAAGCTGAACGCGCCCGTTATCCAGGCGGTGGCATTCACAAATCCATCAACCACATATTTGTCAAACCAACCCTGAAAATAGGAAGCAATCAATGTAACCCTTCCAACCGAGTTCACCAAGCCATCAACTCCTTTCAAATCAAAAGTAGCGAAAAGCCTTGAGATGTAAAACGCAGGCTTCACCAACACCATCATATAGAAATCATCTATGTAAAGACGCCTAACGAGGGCTGTGTGGAACGGTCGCAAAAGTTCCATAACTTTCTCCCTATCCCAAGAAATAGCATAGATTAAATAGGCGGATAGAAAGCCTCCGAGAGGGAAAAGGAGGGAGAGATAGGGAAGAGGGATTCCCTCTTCCTCGCCACCTCCCAATATATGAACTAAAGGACCGCCTGCCAAACCGAAGAACAGGGTAATCAGGGAGAGAATGATAATAGGAACAGCCATAACCTTTTCCTCATCTATCTTCTCTTCCCCGTTAGCAGGATTGAGGAAAGCAACGATGAATACCCTCCCCATATACAACGCGGTTAGAAATGCTCCAAAGAGGGATAGGGCGAAGAAAGGAAATTCCTTGAATGCGGAGGAAATCACCATTTCCTTGCTGAAATAACCAGCAAGGGGAGGAATTCCAGCAAGGGAAAGCGTTCCAACAAGGAATGTTATAGAGGCAATCGGCATCCTTCTCCAAAGACCTCCCATCTCCCATATATCGTTTGTTCCAAGGTGATGTATCACGCACCCAGCGGACATGAAGAGGAGCGCCTTGAAGAAACCATGGGATAGAAGATGGAACATCCCCGCCTGCATATTCCCCATCCCTAAAGCAAGCATCATATACCCCAATTGGCTCATCGTTGAGTAAGCCAAAACCCTCTTTATATCGTTCTGCACTAAAGCTAAAAAGCTCGCCATAAGGGCGGTTATCGTTCCGATAATTGCCACGACCAGCAAGGCGGTAGAGGAATAGGAGAACAAGGGGAAGAGGCGAGCCACCATATATGCTCCCGCTGCTACCATCGTCGCTGCGTGGATGAGGGCGGAAACAGGTGTTGGACCCTCCATCGCATCAGGTAGCCAGATGTGAAGGGGGAATTGAGCCGATTTCCCCACCGCTCCGCAGAACAAAAGAAGGCTCGCTACCAAGGCGAAATGCTCCCCCATCTGGGGAATTGCCCTCTCCAAGTCCGTGTAAGCAGTGGAATGGATGTTGAGGAAGATGTAAAGTATGCCGAGGAAAAAGCCTATATCTCCCAATCTCGTTGTCAAAAACGCTTTCATTGCCGCCCTATAGGCGGGAGGTCGCTCATACCAAAATCCGATGAGAAGATAGGAACAGAGCCCAACCAATTCCCAGCCTATGTAGAGAAGAAGGAGGGAATTGGATATAACCAAAGTTAGCATTGCTGAAGTGAAGAGGGAAAGGTAGGCGAAATAAAGGCTATAGCGTTTATCTCCCGCCATATATCCGATTGAATAAATATGAATTAAGAGAGAAACGAGTGCGACCATACAGCTCATAGAAAGGGAAAGAGCATCAAGGCGATAGCCAACATTTACCTCCCAGCCATTGGCTTTCAGCCAAGATGCGCTTAGCTCGAAGGAATAGCTTGGGAAAACGTGATAGAGAGTTAGGAAAAGGTAAAATGAGAGGATTGTGGAGAGGGAAAGGAAACCAATTGGGATATAGGCGCCTCTTCCGGGTGAGCGCCCTCCCCAGAATATTGTTATCGCGGAAGCTAAGAAAGGCAAAAAGGGAATAAGGGGTGCGAGATATTCTATCCTTACCATTTCATCAGGTTGAACTTATCAACATTTATGTCCTCCATCTGCTTGTAAACGAGGATAACTATCGCCAAGCCTACAACCACCGCGGCAGCTGCCAAGGCTATTACGAAGAGGGCGAATACCTGCCCTATGGGAAGATGATGGAGGCGGGAAAAGGCGACAAGGTTCAAATTCGCTCCATTGAGCATAAGCTCAACACACATCAAAATACCGATGGCATTCCTCCTGCTTAGGGCTCCGTAGAGCCCGATGGAAAATATCAAGGCAGAAACTATGAGAATCGCCCTAGTGTCTATCAACTTTTATCCCTCGCCAATACAAGAGCTCCAACAGCGGATAAGAACAGAACAACCGCTAAAATCATCAAGGGAAAGGAATAATTCTGGAAAACCTCCCTCGCAATCGTCGCTGTGGTATCGTCAAGTGGCTTAACCGCTCCCCAATCTATCCAGAGCGTGATGATGAGGATGGCGAAAAAGAGAAGGACGAATATCAGGGCAGAAAGGCTCTGCTTATTGAACTGCCTCTCCCCTTTACCCATCATTCTGCCGGTGAGCATAATAGCAAACAGTATCAAAACTACGATTCCACCCACATAGACGAGAACCTGTATCACCGCCAAGAATGGGGCATCAATGAGCATAAAAATACCCGCTACCCCCAAGAGGGAAAGAGCGAGGGAGAAGGCGCAGTGGACGAGATTTGGGAGGAGGACAACACCCAGAGCTCCGCCCACGGCCAAAAAGGCGGATAGGAAGAAGCCGAAATAAATCGCAAAGCTTTCAACCGTCATCTACGAGCGCCTCCTCACAAGCGCCTCTCTGGTATAACCGGACAACTCGTATTCTTGCGTCATCCTAATTGCTTCTGTTGGGCAATACTCGGCGCATAGCCCGCAAACCATACAGCGACCTAAATTTAGCGTGAAGGAACGAGGCTTCCTCACCTCTTTCTCCCCTTCCTTCACTCTCCAAGCCTCTATCTCTATCACCTTGCTGGGACAAACTCTCTGACAAATCCCACAAGCTATGCATTTATTTATATCAACATCAACGGAAGCCCTGAACCTGGGCGGATGCTCTATCCTTTCCTCGGGATATTGAACCGTAACTTTCCTTCTCCAAAAGTAAAGAAAAGTTATACTAAGGGATTTCAAAACGCTCCAAAGAGTGAGAATCATTCCCCATATCACTCTCATACCAGCATCAACCCACCCGTGAGCAATAAGTTGAAAACTGCGACGGGGAGGAGCGCCTTCCAACCGAGGGAGAGGACTTGGTCAATCCTCACCCTTACGATGCTTGCCCTAAGCCACATCAAAAATAGAACCATTATCCCGACTTTGAGGATGAACCAGAAAGGAGAGAGGATATACCAATCTGGGATAAAGGCGAGAGGAGGCTTCCAACCGCCGAAGAAAAGAGTGACGGCTATAGCCGAGAGAGCAAAGGCGTTTGAGAACTCCGAGAGGTAGAAGAGGGCGAAACGCATCCCGGAATATTCAACGCTATATCCAGCTACCAGCTCGGATTCCCCCTCAGGCAAATCGAAAGGGAGATGTCCGAGCTCAGCGAGGGCGCAAATGAAGAAAACCAAGAAGCCAAGGGGCTGATAAAAGACGAACCAGCGAGGTATTACCCCCCAAAATCCTCCCGATTGCGCCTCCACAATTCCACCCATCTTGAATGTTCCAGCGAGCATAACAACACCCAGAAGGGAGAAGACCATCGGCACCTCATAGGCTATTAACTGGGCGGCTGAACGCATCCCTCCCAATATTGAATACTTATTATTGCTCGCCCAGCCAGCGAGGATTATAGCGATGCAAGTTATCCCACCCACCGCCAAAGCGAAAACTAACCCAATATTGAAATCCTTCGCCACCATTCCCTTACCAAAGGGGATGACTAGATAGATTAAGAAGGCGGGAAGGAAAATCAAGATAGGAGCAACGCTGAACATCACTTTATCAGCAGCCCCTGGGGTCACATCCTCTTTTATGAGCAATTTTGTTGCGTCCGCAACGGGTTGGAGAAGTCCCTCCGGACCCACCCTATTTGGACCGAGCCTGCTCTGCATATAAGCGATAAACCTTCGCAAAAGCCAGAGCAAAACCATAACCACGAGCATTATGAGAGCCAGAATCGCCACGCTGACTATTATCGCTCGTAGGGGCTCAGCCCATAGGGTAGGTATTCCTATGCTCCTGAAGAGACTTTTCAAAAGGGGACCGAGTCCTGGCATTTCTTTACTTATAATATGATGGCACCACCCAAGCGTCAAGGAAAATGGAGGTATAAATTCAAAATCTTTTTAAAATTTCGGGAGCCGAGGCTTCGCCTAGGCTCCCGAAATAAGATAGGTTATTTAACGCTCTGATTTTTGCTAAACCTCCACCTCTTTGTGAATCTCGGCTGACTTGTAGATAGCATCAAGTATCTTCTGTATCGCTATCGCCTGTTCTATATTAGGAATCGGCTCCTTATCCTCCAAGATGCATTCTATGAAATGGTCTATCTCTCCGGCGAAAGCATCTGTTGGAGGAAGATGAGGTATGATATCCACTGGCTGTCCTGCGATGTCGGTGAAGAGGCGGAGAGGTCCCCATTCAGCTCCCGCTTTCGTTCCCTGCAAGGAAGCGCCCAAGCGGTCGCTCTCTATATTGGAAGCCCAGCTCACCTGCAGAAGGATTGTCGCCCCATTCTCCAGCCTTATCAAAGCATTAGCGAGGTCCTCAACATCAAATTTCCCTCCCGCCTCCCGTATGCCCCAGCCACCCGCTCCCTCGCCATAGGGACCGAACTTCGCATATGTCTCCGCGATCACGCTAACAGCTTTCGGATACCCCATTATATAAAGCACCAGGTCAAGAATGTGCACTCCTATGTCTATAACCGGTCCCCCACCAGCCTTTTCCTTCTGAGTGAACCACCCTCCCATCCCAGGGATTCCCTTCCTCCTCTGCCACAAACAGATCGCCGAATAAATCTCACCAAAAAAGCCTTCCTCAGAAAGCCTCTTTAAATATCGTCCTTCTGCGCTGAACCTCTGCACCAAAGCGGTCATATATTTCTTCCCCGTCCGCTCAACCGCCTCTTTCATCTTCACCACTTCTTCCACATTCCTCGCCGGCGGCTTTTCACAGAGAACATGCTTGCCCGCCTCCAGAGCTTCAACTGTCATCGGCATATGGAGATAGTTAGGCGTGCAGACGGAAACAGCGTCTATCTCCTCCATCTCCAACATCTTCTTGTAGTCGGTAAACACATACTTTACCCCATACTTCTCCGCCAATTTCTTAGTCTCCTCTTCCCTCACATCGCAGAGGGCGAGAACCTCTGCCTTCGGATTCTTCTTATAGGCATCCAGATGCGCTCTTCCGATTCCTATCCCGATTATACCAACTCTCACCTTCTCCATTTTCCCTCACCTCAAGAACTAAATAATGAATTGGGAAAGATGTTTGAGCCCGAGAAGGAGCCCCTCCTTGAATCTTGGACCATGGAAGACAGGGTCCTCATGCTCTATGTCCAAGTTGTTGCTGTAGCCGACATCCAAAAGAGCAGATATAACCGCCTGCCAGTCAACCTCTCCCCAGCCGGGTATGCGATAGCGCCACCATCCCGAGCCATAAATCGTCGCCTTTCCAAGCTTGTGGTAGAAAATCTCCGTGTCCTTGGCGTGGATGTGGAATATACGGTCGCCGAAGTCCCTTATCGCTTGAATATAATCCGCTTGTAGCCAAAGCAGATGTGATGGGTCATACTCTAAGCCCAGATAGGGCGAATCCACAGCCTCAAACATCATTTCCCACGCCTCCGGAGTGAAGGCTATGTTTATACCCCTGAAGGGGTGCCCTCCCATCATTGGGCAGTTCTCAATTGCAATTTTCACATTCCTCCGTTCCGCCTTCTCCATATAGGGAGCAAAGACTTCCTTGAAGATGGGGATGTTCTCCTCTATTGATAGCTCGGGAACCCTACCAGCGAAGGTGCAGATGACCCGCACATCCATTTCTGCAGCCACATCTATGAGCTTCATAAAATAGTCATTTATCCGCTTCCTCACCTTCTCATCTGGGTCAAGGTGATTGGCGTAAAAGCCAAGGGCGGAAATCTCTATCTTGTTCCTTTCGCAAAACCTCCTAACATCGTCTATATCCCTGCTCGTCAACTTCTCGGCGTCCAGAGATGAGCCTGGTCCCGCAGAGAGCTCCAAACTGCCGAAGCCTACCTCACTCGCCCAGCGAACTATCTCCTCACTGTAATCAGTCAAAAATCCAATCTTCATTTTCTCAAACCTCCTTTCTATTTTTAATATATTTTAAACCTCTATCGTTTTTAGTCTATATGGATTCTATGCGAATTCCCTCTCAACAACATCCAATAATCTCTCCCCCTCTTCTTTTGAGCCACACCAAGTCCGCACACATAATCCCCTCCAATCCAATTCCCTGAATAAAATCCCCACATCCTGGGGAGGAACATCCAAAACAAGTCCTTTTCCTGCCTCCTGAATCCTCTTCAAGAGAGGAAGCCATTCCGGCATAGGGGGAGCTCCCGCCCCGGGAACCCACTGAATGGCGTTGAGCCTTGGCAGTTCCAATAAAGCATCAAGATGCCGTATCGCTCCCGGTCCATCAAGATGGTAGACGGAGAAATCAAGGAAATTGGTCTGCTTTTCTATATGGGGAAGCAAAAATTCTCTGAACATCCTCTCGCTAATCATACATGAGAAATCCTCTTGAAGGGGATAGGATTTACCCGGCGCCCACACATTCAACCATCCACAGGTCCCATCTTGATAATTTCTGATTATCTCATATTGTTCCTCGTAAAGCTTGAACCACAAATCAGCAATCCATTCAAGCGCTCTGCTCACTATCTCGGGATGTTCAAGGAGATATACACACAATTTATCGGGACCGCAAAGATGTGAAAGTATGTCGCTGATTCCACCTAAATCGGTGAAGGAGACGATGTATTCACCCTGCGAGCGCTGGCAGGCATAAGAGATTATCGCTAAAGTTTTCTGCCACCATTCGTTATTCGGGTCGAATTGGAGATTGAGGAGCTCTTCAACATTTTCAATTATCGGTTCCTGCCAAGTCGTGTCGTTTTGCAAGACGAGTGGACAGCCAAGGTAGGCGCTTGCGATGGATGGTCCGAGATTAACGAAGATATAGGGGAAAGCATCGCCGAGAAAATAGGTGGAGTTGAAATATTCTTCCCAGCGTCCAACAACATATTCGGGGTCAGTCCAGTATTGTAGGAGGTCTTTGGGTGGAGGATAAATGAATTGCTTTTTAGGGGCGACTATTTGGAGGAGATAACCTTCTCTTAGCCACCAGGCTCGGTGGCGTTCTTTGATTCTTTGCCAGTCGTCAACGAATCTTGAAGGCATACCGCGGATAGGGGGCGGGACGCAATGCGTCCCGCCCCACTCCCCTTATTTCTTCTCTTCTTCTTTCAACTCACCGCCGCAAACGGGACACTTCTGCCCTTCCTGCAAAGGGGAACGAGAATAAACTCGCTCCTTGCATTTCTGACAGCGGTAAAGATAGACCTTCTGCATCTTCTATCCTCCTTCCAAAATGAAATCAAAAGCAATCTATATTTTATCAATTTTTTGAAGTTTGTCCATAAAAACAAGGGAAAACGAAGTTATGGGGAAGAGATTGCGAAAAGCACCCCTTCTGTCATTGCTGGCATGGGTAAAGGTTTTTGAAAAATAAATAAAAGATGATGAATCAGATTGAAAAAGGAGGACCTGACAATTTCATTCCTTAGCCATGATTAAATACGAGATTGCCACAGTTTTTCCTTACGGGAAGCCTCACGATGACACTCAGAGAAGTCCTTCATAAAATCGGGATTGCTACACCTGCCTTCGGAGGGCTACGATGGCAAAAGAGGAAATTCCCACCTTTATCATCCTGACTTCCTAAAGGTAAACCTCACAAAGGACAAAATAATAAATTTTCAAGAGAAAGGAAAAAACTGAATTTTTCATAATTGTCTTTTAGGGGCGGGAGGCACTGCCTCCCGCCCCCTTTTCTTTCCTTACGGCAGCTCGTATCCGTCGCTACAGGTCAAATCGTAGGGCGTGCAGGGCGTAGTTATATCGCCTGGATTCCGCGCAACCTGTGCCCACATGTTTATCGGCGATGTCGTTTGCTGGGGCTTCATCCATTTTACATGCCCATCGGCGAATATATAGTTCTTTCCACCGCTATGAATAGCTGTATCTTTTCGGAAAACCCAGTTGCACCAAGTTCCCGTATCAGGTGCGCACTGAAGTCCTCCTTCCTGCACCAATATAAGGTCGGCTGGAGCAGGGAAGTCAGCCATCTTCCAAACATGATGGTTCGGGCTCGGGCAGAACTGGGAACCGTTGTATTGGTAGTCAATATATCTGGGCGCATCTGGGATGCCATTGCGCGATTCCTCGCTGCAGCACCAATCGGGGAAAGAAGGGCAATCATATATCTGCCAGTTCTTCACATAGGGTTGTGTCAGCGTTCTCCAGCTGCTATAGGTGGGTGCGGGGTCCCAGCAGGGTCTACCAGCGCCGAACCTCACGGGCGGATACGCCTCATCCCAGTCCTGAACATACATCATTAGCGCCATCGCAAGCTGCTTCATATTGCTCGTGCATGCGGCCTTACGAGCTTGGTCCCTTGCCCTTGAGAAGACAGGGAACAAGATGGCTGCCAAGATGGCGATAATGGCTATCACCACCAGCAGCTCTATCAATGTGAAACCTCGTCTCCGCATTCCTTTTCACCTCCTTTCTCTTTTATTTTTATCGGATGCTTTGAAGAAGCCTCTGTTTAATAATTGAAGACGAGAAAAATAAGAGAGTCAATAGGATAATCTTTTGGGGATGTAAATTGCTGGAAAAATCTAAACTTAATCATAAAAATTTTGTATTATTTTTGTTTTTAAAAGATTGGGTTAATATCTTTGAGGAGGAAAGTTTTTTATTTTACGCGTCTCATTCTTTATTGGGGGGCGGGAGGCTCCGCCTCCCGCCCCCTTTAAAATCACCAAGGACCGCAGAACCACATGCCCTCAACGAGCGGGTCGGATGTGAACGCACATGCTTTGCCATATACCGACTGCCAATGATACCACTTAGCATGCCCGTCTACCATTAGAAGATTGGAGCCCATGGAGTGTCGCGTTGCCCGCTCCTGCCAAGCGGTGTTTGTCTTCCAATCCGCAGGGGCATTACAACTTGCACGACATTCATTGGCGAACATCACTCTGCCCACATTTGAGGCGAACATAGGCGTGGCGGAATCCGCAGCCAGGAGATATTTAGCTGGACGCTGTATTTGAGCCAGAGACCTCTCAAGCAACCCATCCAAGTTGAAGCCAATATTCCATCTAAAGCCCTCCCAACCTTGGGGGAAAGGTGCACAGCAGACTTGTCCACAGGGATAGATTGGAGGTTGAGTATATATCGTTCCGCTCGGGCAGAGATAGACATTTCTGTTCTTCACATAGGGGTCGAAAACCACAGGCCATTTCAGATAGGGATTAGCTGAAACACCGCACCATTCACCGGGATTTCCACCGTAGAGGCATTGATGGTCAAGTGGGGGAAACTTCTCGTCCCAATCCTGAAGATACATCAAAGCTCCCGTCCCTATCTGTTTCAGGTTGGAAAGACAAGTCGTCTGTCGCGCTTTCTCCCTTGCACGGCTGAAAACGGGGAAGAGAATCGCCGCAAGAATGGCGATGATAGCTATGACGACCAATAGCTCAATTAGCGTGAATCCTTTCCTTTTCATCCTTTTCACCTCCTTTCTTTTTAGATTTTTGCCCAATATATCAGGAGAGGGGAAAGCCTGGGGCCCAAACCTTTTCCTCCCGTTTCAAAGAACTCTCAAATAACCATCGCCTCCTTCCTACAAACTGCTTCTCTACTCAACTCTGAAAAAATAAATGCCATTTCAGACATTCTATCTTTCATTTACTTCCATTATAAACTATGCCATTACTGTGTCAACAATTTTTTAATCGCGAAATTGAGATATGACAACTTCAAATGGCTTGAAGTGACGGACTAACTCACCGCCAGGGAGATGTATCTTCCCCTCCACTTCCTCCCCCAATGGATTTATCGCTATCAACTTCTCTTTCCCTTTATACTTCAAAATCACAACATCCAATGTTGAGGGGGAAACGAATTGAGACGATACCCTCTCCACCTCTCCCAATACATATTCCATCCCTATTTCTTTAAGCTCCTTCAAAAGGATTGGGAAATATTCCATTAATTGGGGATTGAATTTGAAACCGCTCTCCCAGATGCCCTTCTCCGTTTGATAAGCATCCGCCCAGGCGTAAAAGAGGATTCCTTTAGCCCCGTGATTTAAGGCGAGATAACTCATACAACGCAGCTCCTCAGGAGCAGGATAGCGATTCTGGGAGTTAGCGGGCGGCTGGCGATGCGCCTGTATTACCGCCCAAACCGGCTTTCCCCTGCTCGCTTTAACCGCACTCTCAACCGCTTCCCCTACCCAAGCAAGGCTCTTTGGTATTCCCGCTCCTATCGGATAGGGGTCAGTTCCCGTTACATCCCCTATCCCAGCATAGTTGACAACCGCTCCTGGAACCTCGTTGACGAAAGTTATATGCTCGGGGTCAACCTCCTTCACCAATTGGCAAAAGTCCCTTACTTTCTCAACTCCTATCCCACAGCCCAAGGGTTCGTCAATGACATAATGAGCTATCGTTGCCGGATGAAGTCGTAACTGGGATACCATTGCCTTCGCTTCCCCAAAATTCCTCCTACCACCCCTTATGTACTCGCTCAACTCCGTTATAACCCAAAGCCCTTCTTTATAGGCTGAATTATGCCAGGAAAGCTGTTCAGGTGTAAGCTCTTCCTGTTCGGGCGCATAGATGGGAGATGTTATACAATTAAAACCCATTTCCTTCGCCCTCTTGAAATCCTCCGCACCGATATGATAGGTGCCAAGAGGGAAGAAGGGCTTTCCATTTATGAGCAATTCTCCCCTTTTGCCTATCTTCGTTATCGCATTTATCTTGCTCACATCTTCTACCTTGAATCCAAGCATCGCTTCCCCTTTCTCGCTTTCCGTCTCAACGCTCGCCTTCAAGCTATACATCCCGGGCGTGAAGGTCCTAAGGGGAATCTCAAGCAAATCCCTCCCCTTCCCTACGAACTTCTTGCTCCAAATAATCTTTTGCTGTTTATTTTGAATGAGCAATTCAATTTTTGCCTCCTCTTTTTCCTTTGGCGCAGTGAGGATTACCACCTTCAATTTGTCTTGGCGAGCTAACACAACTCTATTCAAAGAAACTTCAATGAGAGGAAGGATTCTAAAGCTATGGAGAACCTCCTCTGGGGTCTTCATCTCGCTCGTCCTATATCTCGCAACCACAGTGAACTCACCCCTTCTGCTACAAGGCAGGATAAACGAGATGGATTTCGCCTCTCCGCGTTTGAGGGCTAATCGGGAAATCTCCGATTGAGCGATTATCTCTTTATTTTTATCCTCTATAATCGCTTGCACCTCAATCTTTAGCTCGCCATCCCTTAAATTTTTAATTGTAAGCATTCCCTTGAATTCCCC
Protein-coding sequences here:
- a CDS encoding Gfo/Idh/MocA family oxidoreductase, which translates into the protein MEKVRVGIIGIGIGRAHLDAYKKNPKAEVLALCDVREEETKKLAEKYGVKYVFTDYKKMLEMEEIDAVSVCTPNYLHMPMTVEALEAGKHVLCEKPPARNVEEVVKMKEAVERTGKKYMTALVQRFSAEGRYLKRLSEEGFFGEIYSAICLWQRRKGIPGMGGWFTQKEKAGGGPVIDIGVHILDLVLYIMGYPKAVSVIAETYAKFGPYGEGAGGWGIREAGGKFDVEDLANALIRLENGATILLQVSWASNIESDRLGASLQGTKAGAEWGPLRLFTDIAGQPVDIIPHLPPTDAFAGEIDHFIECILEDKEPIPNIEQAIAIQKILDAIYKSAEIHKEVEV
- a CDS encoding sugar phosphate isomerase/epimerase, with translation MKIGFLTDYSEEIVRWASEVGFGSLELSAGPGSSLDAEKLTSRDIDDVRRFCERNKIEISALGFYANHLDPDEKVRKRINDYFMKLIDVAAEMDVRVICTFAGRVPELSIEENIPIFKEVFAPYMEKAERRNVKIAIENCPMMGGHPFRGINIAFTPEAWEMMFEAVDSPYLGLEYDPSHLLWLQADYIQAIRDFGDRIFHIHAKDTEIFYHKLGKATIYGSGWWRYRIPGWGEVDWQAVISALLDVGYSNNLDIEHEDPVFHGPRFKEGLLLGLKHLSQFII
- a CDS encoding DUF1559 domain-containing protein — translated: MRRRGFTLIELLVVIAIIAILAAILFPVFSRARDQARKAACTSNMKQLAMALMMYVQDWDEAYPPVRFGAGRPCWDPAPTYSSWRTLTQPYVKNWQIYDCPSFPDWCCSEESRNGIPDAPRYIDYQYNGSQFCPSPNHHVWKMADFPAPADLILVQEGGLQCAPDTGTWCNWVFRKDTAIHSGGKNYIFADGHVKWMKPQQTTSPINMWAQVARNPGDITTPCTPYDLTCSDGYELP
- a CDS encoding prepilin-type N-terminal cleavage/methylation domain-containing protein, whose translation is MKRKGFTLIELLVVIAIIAILAAILFPVFSRAREKARQTTCLSNLKQIGTGALMYLQDWDEKFPPLDHQCLYGGNPGEWCGVSANPYLKWPVVFDPYVKNRNVYLCPSGTIYTQPPIYPCGQVCCAPFPQGWEGFRWNIGFNLDGLLERSLAQIQRPAKYLLAADSATPMFASNVGRVMFANECRASCNAPADWKTNTAWQERATRHSMGSNLLMVDGHAKWYHWQSVYGKACAFTSDPLVEGMWFCGPW